In Thermodesulfobacteriota bacterium, the following are encoded in one genomic region:
- a CDS encoding zinc ribbon domain-containing protein has product MPVYEFECPNGTVSEKLVRMDTKKILCPVCHQEAKKIISACSFELKGGGWYADGYSSKKNSQK; this is encoded by the coding sequence ATGCCGGTTTATGAATTTGAATGCCCCAATGGTACAGTCAGCGAAAAGTTGGTCAGGATGGATACGAAAAAAATATTATGTCCCGTATGCCATCAGGAAGCAAAAAAAATTATATCTGCATGCAGCTTTGAGTTGAAAGGGGGAGGTTGGTATGCGGACGGATATTCATCCAAAAAAAACTCACAGAAATAA